In the Arachis hypogaea cultivar Tifrunner chromosome 20, arahy.Tifrunner.gnm2.J5K5, whole genome shotgun sequence genome, ttctaCTTATCAAAGCAATTACATGTGTGAAATTAAAGcattcaaatttcaccttttgACTTAGCATTATATGAAAGCAAATTAAACCCTAAAttaatatgtatgtatgtatgtatatatacatgTGCCCTTCTAAGGTTTTCATCTAAAAAATTATAAGCCTAAACACCAATTATAccttaaaaacattttttttaattcccACTTTCTATACACAATGGCTAGTGTTATTGGATAtacattttttgttattattattatgatgacAGTATTATTGCTTGGCACTACTACTACTTCACATGGTGCAGCAGCTCCACCATATGGATATggaaacaataatattattaatgtgATTAAATTTGGTGCAAAAGCAGATGGGAAAACAGATTCAACAGAACAATTCAAAATGGCATGGAAATCAGCATGCACAAGCATAAGGCCAGCCACTATTTATGTCCCAAAAGGAAGGTACTTACTCAAATACACCAATTTCCGGGGTCCATGTAAGAATAATAAGGTCACATTTATAATCAATGGAACTCTTGTGGCACCTTATGATTACAATGAGCTTGGAAATTCAGGAGGGTTTTGGATTTTGTTCAACCATGTTGATAATCTCACTGTTATTGGTGGGAATTTGGATGCTCAAGGCTCTGCTTTCTGGGATTGTAGGAGATCTGGAAAGAATTGTCCTCTTGGAGCAAGggtatgttttttatttatttttttatatatacgatTAAATAGAGTCTTTATTGTTAGTGTtgtaagtgtgaggagtgttaaaGTTAGTCTTACATCAAAGAAAGTAAGGAAAAGttaggagtttataagatgaaagACACCTTATAATTATCACGTGTGTCAATCATTTATCATAATAACGatattatgaattaattttatatatgttatgaAATAATTGTTTGTTGGAAATCTTATGTGATATTAGAGTGCATTtggttcattttcattttttttttcattttgggatgaaaaataagaagggaaaaacaatcattaattttttcatgcttcattttttttattaattatgagcaattttgtatttttaaaattttctaacttTAATAATTTTTCATGATTGTCTTATCCATTCCCCCTCCCCCAAGTTTTTTAATTagtatccaaaaataaaaagatataaagaCAGTTAAATAGAgatataaagatataaaattatatttggcagatgaaatataaatatagataTTATATCAAAAGAcactaaattagtatattttatctttcttttaataacgagagacacaacttatttttttatttttattaattttttataattaaaatttttatcattatatttttctttttaatttttttgtataaaaaaattaaaataaattaaactttcataatttatttttttatacttaatttatcattaaacataattaaaaatactcatttttatatttttattttttgtgttttgttcTTAATATCCTGTTTTCATAACCAAATCCATGCAGCCATATTGATGCAacattatatgattaattattaattgCAGTCAATGACATTCAACTGGGTGAATAACCTGGTGATTAGTGGGATAACATCAATCAACAGCCAATTAAGTCATATTGTGATAAACACATGCAACAATGTCATAGTAAAAAATGTGAGAATTATTGCACCAGATCAGAGTCCTAACACTGATGGCATTCATGTTGAACACTCAAAATGGGTTAATATTACTGGCACTACCATTCAAACTGGAGATGATTGCATTTCCATTGGTGATGCCACTTTCAATCTCTTCATGGACCAAATCAAATGTGGACCTGGCCATGGCATAAGGTCAGATTCTTATTCTCAACTCTAAATCCGAAATTCTGTACAATACATATAAAATAAGGTGGCAGGTGCAGttgacttcacgtaaagttgatacctgaaagttgttagatgaaaattcagtcaaatcatttaacggctctcagtatcaacttcacgtgaagtcgacttcacttgagttttcagcataaaaatattttatgaagatttttagTGCAATAATTAAATGTGATCTACAAATAAATATGTATGCATGTGTTTCtaattacatatataatatgAGTAAACATTTTAAAATGGTTTCTATCAATTTTgtgttaaataaattattaatctcTAAAAAATGAAATCTAACAAGTTGATTCATAATCTTAGCTTTAAAATATCATACAATTTAATATCTGGGTATGGCTTAAGAGTACaagatttgaaaaatatgtaCTATGTTTATGTATGTTCTAATATcaatataaaatgaaataaaaaacataaattaaaatcttataataaaattattcctCTCAAAAGTTTAAGCCGATAAAATAAGACAATgtgaatagttatatctctaacattTTTCTTCAAGTGCTTCTTATTTGGCTTGCTTAATTTTTTGCATaggcctttttttttcttttatttgtcttattctttttttttttttttttttttttacttttagagtTTAGCAAAGATTGGactttagatttttcagattgaTACCATGTCTTGAAATCATTGATTGCTTAAGTTGATAGAAAAAGATAACGTAAATGGTTATATGTCTAACAAATCTAATAAACTAGTGGACAAACAATTTGGGTATTTAGTCAACAACTCGTCACAAGCGACTCGTGTGAAATTACGCACGAAGTGTTTACACTTTAATTTTACATTCATAATCGTTCAAAGACAgtatcaaataatataaaataattatttaaatttatattttttttagtaaattttcacttaaaagtgattttgaaccatataatccaaacaatatttattttattataatctattttgatataaagatgtcaaacataaatcacattaACACTAACTCACTTctaatcaaaatcaattttacgcAAACTCCAAACACATAATAAATCATTTGAATGTTGGGACAGCATTGGAAGTTTAGCTAAAGAAATGGAGGAAGAAGGAGTTGCAAATGTGAGTTTAAGGAATGCCATTTTTTATGGATCTGACAATGGAATGAGGATAAAGTCATGGGCCAGAGCAAGCAAGGGATTCGTTAGGAACATTCTGTTCCAAGACATTACAATCTTCAACGTTCAGAATCCCATCATCATTGATCAAAATTACTGCCCCAACAACCAAGGTTGTCCTGGTcaggtaataaaaaaatatcaaaaattgatGAATTGGTTTCATATAAGGTCAAAATTCAGGTGAAGTTGACTTCATGTGAAATTGATATTTcagagtcgttagataaaaatttagtcaaatcagtcaaatcatctaacagttgtcaggtatcaacttcacgtgaagttgactgcacctgagtttccacctttatataaatataaatatatataaaataaatgttCTATGAAATTTTATATGATGTAATCAAAGTGATTTCCTTTTATGTTATTTAACAGACTTCAGGAATTGAAATTAGTGAAGTTACTTACAAGAACATACATGGAAGTTCAGCAACATCAGAGGCAGTAACATTTGATTGCAGTGCAAGTAATCCATGTCAAGGGATCAAATTGCATGATATAAACCTAACTTACAACAACAAAGCTGCAACTTCATCATGCAACAACATTAGAGGCACCACCTCTGGAACACTTGTGCTACAAAGTTgtctataaatatattataatatgtataaggataaagtatattttttatttttgaagtttgttaaaagttttaaaaatatttttaaattttattttatttcaattttgtttcaaaagttttcaatttgcatcaaatGTATTCCTgacagctaatttttcaaaatatttaaaataaatttagcaacaatttcataagaacaaaatTTAGTTGCTGAATTAATGTCAggaatatatttgatataaatcgaaaaatttcaaagacaaaattgaaataaaataaagtttatgagtattttttaaaattttgacaaaCTTTAAtaaggataaaaaatatactttattctatgtataaatatgtaaatattttAGTGTTCATTATTATATCATTGTATatgaaaatatagaaagaaatccATCTTTATGCCTTTCTCTTCATGAAGCTGGTATTGATGTTTAGGTAGATCATACCAGCAACAGGTTGAAAATTATTTAGAGTTTCAAAATTCTAaaggaaaacagaaaaaaaaaaaaaaaaaagaatagtccATATTGTTGTGAATAAAAGATACGTGGATATCCATATTAATGTAAATGTTGTTAGTTTTTataagtattaattaattattaatgtataATTGCTTTTTTATTGCATTTAAATAGAAGTTTAGAATAAATGACCATCTATacccataaaagatgaaaacgctgacatatgtaTCCACACTAGATCGAAACTAAATTTATATCCACGCAAGATATTTTTCGTGTGATAAAAGTATCCTACATGACACATGtagggtacttttgtcacacaaAAGGCATCTTGCgtgggtacaagtttagttttgatttagtgtgggtacatatgtcaacgttttcatcttttatggatacaaaAGTTCATTTATTTATAGTGAATAATAGTAAGAAATCAAATTAGGATTTGGTTTGGTCGTGTGGGTAATATTATGagatgtttttttttgtttatgagATATCTTTTTTGTATTATTGGGTCTTTTTATTGTGGCCACATTAAAGTTGGCAGAGTTGGCTGATATCATAATTAATTGGATTATGTTAAGTAACTAATGACttttttgaacaatatgaacaatgggTCTTAAAATTAGTCCaatttaaataaaacacactATACTCCAAATtactcacctaaatcttaatattagaataactatctacacacctagtgaattgaaaatctgatatatccattgttcctattgtttaatattttcattgtgtacctatactttttctaattGATTCTCTAGATTTTttcattatatatacataaatcctttAAAGATATAGAATAATTACCGATCTTATTAATAATTGTTCTAAAAATaccaattaaaaatttgaatttttaataaaaatacaaaatatattaattttaatttttttataagtgtttaattttaataatgtaaagtattttatataattatttaattatatttatgtatttaaataattttttaaattttaatttaaaattaattagttttacTAATATGATAATACAtgattaattatttatgtaaatttttttatactaacagtgtataaaaattaatttttttatatattcaaaaactttgttttccttttaattttttaaagaatgTCTTTAGGAACTGGGACAATGTTTAGCCAAACCCTAATAATAAGTAATCGAGAAATTTATTAAATActaaaagggtaaagtatattttttattcttaacgtttaatatttttaaaaatatttttaatatttaattttattcaattttgtttcacaattttttgatttatttaattttatttttaacgtttttatttatgtaaaaattatctctaaaaatatttaattttgtccTTGACGCCTTATATGGAATTAACATGTTGGAGtaattttgatacaaattaaaaaatgttagtaacaaaattaaatataactaaatattaaagatattttaaaagaaaaattcacaaatacgaggaataaaaaatatattttatttctgcTAAACATATATACTCAATTACGTATCTAAAAATTTTTGCGTCGGATATTCTTatctcaaaataaattttattatgttaaattttttaaattttataaaaataaaatatatacattttttcgttatattttttaagatctatttatctaaataaaaataacaggtataattaatataaaaacttatatatcttatttttctttaagttAAAAACTTCAAtggaataatattttttagagaCGAAAACgtcaaatacaaaattttttgagAAACTATTCGAGTATATAATATACCCCAATATTATTATGAAAATTTGTGTGATTAAATTGGTTGCGGCTTGAATTGAATAGTGAATAGAAAGAGGGAGAGATGGGTTGGGCACTTGGGATTATAAAAGGAAAATTGTCGTGTAGTTGGAAGATGGCAAAGGACACAAATAATGTTAGTTTGATTACTTGAAAGGGGAAAAGGAGCATACTCAAAGTAAACATGTTTTTTAAGAAGTataaaatactaattttatatttaattataattatttatttatttttgttattttgtattatttaattgTCTTAAATCAGGATTTTTCTTTAGTATAAACAAgaatttctatttaaaaaataattgaaaatcttaaaatcattatttttacattttatacaaaatatttgaattttttatttttgatattttcaaaaattatgtatttaaacattaaaaaataattataatttctgACCATTATTTTTTACTCAcacaaagatatttttatataatagtaggaaattttttttatctaaaatttaatagaataaattcaacacgtaaaatataaaattataataaaactttaaaagaaattaaaattcgaATTACGATATATGATTATATATGAAGATGATaactattatattaaaatattaaaaataattatataacaaataattactatatatttgtgtatatattttacgtatcaattcatatatttttttaacttaataaCAAGTCATTAGACATGTAGAAATAatgaaacatataaaaataaataattaaatttgtttataataatataataaaatattataaaataataaagatcTAATTAACATAATTGTTCAACGTGAAAACTGAAAATTTAGGTTGCGTTTGTtccagaaaataagataaaataagatactgagaataaaatataaaagatagatatataaaattttatatttttgtattttgtttagtgataaattaaaataaattataaaaatttaatttattttttttcattcaaaaaatttcaaacaaaaaatataataataaaaaattaataaaaataataaaaaaataaaaaataaaatatattttttattaatatttttatgttattcttatcataataaatacaaaatatattaattttgagtcTTTCaatatattatatctatttatatcTCTTCTGTCTAaatgaaattttatatttttatatttttattttagtgtcttattttcataaataaaagtaTAGGATATTAAcatattatctactaatttattgttaataataattaattattatattttaaatatatatataaagagatacatctaaaaaatatatttataaagatacttttattaaacataattataaaaaaatatttttattaaatacatctataaaaatacttttataaaatataattataaataagaatGGACAGAAACGATAGCTTTTTCCTAAACAAATACAGCCTTACAAAAcggttagatgataatttagtcgACAAAGAATGACTTTTGTATGTTATTGCAAGTTGTTAATTTTTCTATACCATTTCTGCGCACTTGACTGGTTCTAATGACACTCTTTTTCCTTCGccttttccttttccctttcaaacttctccttcctcctccaaactctctctctctctctcaacacaACAGTGGTAGTGTGTCATGCCTTGTGGCCCCTACCCTCTCCTCCCACTTGCTCctaccttctctctctctttctctttctatcttgaAGCCTCTTATGTTATGGTCTTCTGCTTCCACTCTTTCCTTTCTCCATAACCGTGAGAGATTCATGCTTGCGCCCTCCGATAAGGGACATGTTTCCGCTTCTTTAGCCTTCTCTCAATTCAACGAGATATGAAGAACATTCTCAAGAAGCTTCATATCATGCCTACTACTAACCAATCACAAGAGGACCAAGCTCCTGCTTCATCAAGGTCCAATAAGAAGATTTCTAATTGGTTGCATTCTGTATCCAATAGGCAGACTCCGACTCCGACTCCGGCGACGGCGACGGAGACGGATCCTTCTGATTCACTTGCCGGTGGCGGTTTGGATTCGGCGCCGTCTAGCACTTTTAGGGAACCTGAAGTGGAGGACGAcgacgaagaagaagaatatcAGATACAACTTGCTTTAGAGCTTAGTGCAAGGGAGGATCCTGAGGCCGTTCAGATTGAAGCTGTTAAGCAGATTAGTTTGGGATCCTGTGATCCTCATAACACGCCGGCACAAGTCGTTTCATATCGGTACTGGGTAATCGTCTCTATCCACTTTTAACTCCATTCACTTTAGGTTCAGTTTTCATTGTTGCTGTTTCAATTATGGACATGAACAAAAGAATTTGGAAGAACATTATTTTTTTGAAGATATGTCGATTCTCATGCAGGGATGGTACTTCATTTACATAATCTGAAGCTTCGATTTctgtttgagagagagagagtgtgtataGCAGAAGGAAATTTATCAAGAGAAAGATAGAGGATCTCTTGTTGCCAGGATTTTGGCATTGTTATAATTAATAGACATTCTGATCATTGAGTGGTGCTGTTAGATAACCTGTCCTTTAAGAAACCTTTTAAGTAAACGGTGCCGGCCTCCCTAGATGATTGATGTATGAATGTCCAATCTCTGTTAATCTCGgatcaaagaaagaaaaggatAATATAATCTTAAAATGGGTAGGCTTTGAGGCACCTGCTTAGCAATGTTTACTAGGATAGACACATCatgattttatctctaatttgTCCTACATTAACTCCTTTCTAACTTATCTCATATCGTAGATTTATGTGCTTCACAGAATTACAATGCTCTTGGTTTTGATGACAAGATCTCGGATGGTTTCTATGATCTGTATGGGACTGTGACCGAGTCGAACTCTGCAAGAATGCCATGCCTTTTGGATCTGCAAGGAACATCAACTTCAGATTCTGTCACTTGGGAAGCAATCTTGGTCAATAGGGCTGCAGATTCCAGTTTGTTGAAACTCGAGCAGGAGGCCCAAGAGCTGGCAGCTAAGGCAAGAAAAGATTTTGAGGTAGTTGTAGATAGTAATTTGGTGCATAAGCTTGCTATCTTAGTGGCTGACTACATGGGTGGACCAGTTGAAGATCCTGAAAGCATGGCAAGAGCCTGGAGGAGTCTCACTTACAGTCTAAAAGCAACCCTTGGTAGTATGGTGTTACCACTGGGCTCACTGACCATAGGATTGGCTAGGCATCGTGCCTTGTTGTTTAAGGTACTTGCCCCAACATTTTCTTAACTGATTTGCATTTCAAATAAGAATAATCCCATCCGTCATTGACGTAAGCCTTGGTACTACAATAAGTGAGATTTGTGCCAATACGAAATTCTTAGATCACATTAACAGAATTAGCCATCATCACAATGTGTAATGAGATTCCatcatcatttttaataaaaatgtttccTCTATATTGTGTGTAGGTTTTAGCTGATAGTGTGGGCATCCCATGTCAGCTGGTGAAAGGACTACAATATACAGGATCCGACGATGTGGCTATGAACTTTGTCAAGATTGATGACGGGAGGTAACTATCAGATGTGTATTCTGGCGATACAAGGAAGCTGaattgttttgtttgtatgtggTTCTCTTCATGGTCTTGGAGACTAAAAAAACTTAATGCTCGCATGCATTGCTTTACTTGTTACGTCGTCATCAATAGTTTGATGAGAATTTATGTTCAGTGCTTCATCCATTGTATAATGTTCTATACCATAGAAGATGTATTTTGTCATTAGTCCATGTGCTGATCTTTTTTGCCTTCCGTTATGTGTCATTCGATTAACTTTTTCAATTACTCACTTATATTTGTCTGTAGCTGAAAgttctttatttttgttgttgtaaTTTTCTAAAGTGGGAGATGCAAAGCCTTGTTATTATGTATCTATAAGTTGCGTTTGATATGAATTTCAGGGAGTACATTGTTGACCTGATGGCTGATCCAGGAACACTTATTCCTTCTGATGCAGCTGGATCACACATTGACTATGATGAATCTTCTTTTGTAGCTACTCCTTCATCAAGAGACCTTGACTCCTCTCGTATGGCATCATTTGGCAGTGGGGTTGGAAGTTCATTTGATGGAACTCTAGACTTTGGGACTCAAGATAAAGGAAACAGATCAAAACATTCTGTCCATGCAGGGAAAGCATCTGATGTAATCAGTCCCACTACAGGCAGGGAAGAAGTAAAGAATG is a window encoding:
- the LOC112786565 gene encoding polygalacturonase-like, with amino-acid sequence MASVIGYTFFVIIIMMTVLLLGTTTTSHGAAAPPYGYGNNNIINVIKFGAKADGKTDSTEQFKMAWKSACTSIRPATIYVPKGRYLLKYTNFRGPCKNNKVTFIINGTLVAPYDYNELGNSGGFWILFNHVDNLTVIGGNLDAQGSAFWDCRRSGKNCPLGARSMTFNWVNNLVISGITSINSQLSHIVINTCNNVIVKNVRIIAPDQSPNTDGIHVEHSKWVNITGTTIQTGDDCISIGDATFNLFMDQIKCGPGHGISIGSLAKEMEEEGVANVSLRNAIFYGSDNGMRIKSWARASKGFVRNILFQDITIFNVQNPIIIDQNYCPNNQGCPGQTSGIEISEVTYKNIHGSSATSEAVTFDCSASNPCQGIKLHDINLTYNNKAATSSCNNIRGTTSGTLVLQSCL